A region of Ictidomys tridecemlineatus isolate mIctTri1 chromosome 4, mIctTri1.hap1, whole genome shotgun sequence DNA encodes the following proteins:
- the Cabp2 gene encoding calcium-binding protein 2 isoform X1, with protein MVQGPMGNCAKRPRRRGPKDPWQWPGFPLGSSQPGPGSSPEEPGSAQGYSVLGSLVGSACIFLRPSIAATQLDRELRPEEIEELQAAFQEFDRDRDGYIGYRELGACMRTLGYMPTEMELIEISQQISGGKVDFEDFVELMGPKLLAETADMIGVRELRDAFREFDTNGDGCISVGELRAALKVLLGERLSQREVDEILQDIDLNGDGLVDFEEFVRMMSR; from the exons ATGGTTCAGGGGCCCATGGGAAACTGTGCCAAGCGGCCCCGGCGCCGGGGGCCTAAG GACCCCTGGCAGTGGCCTGGCTTCCCGCTAGGGAGCTCCCAGCCCGGCCCTGGCTCCAGTCCAGAGGAGCCCGGCAGTGCCCAGGGCTACTCGGTGCTCGGCAGCCTGGTGGGGTCGGCCTGCATCTTCCTCCGGCCCAGCATCGCCGCCACCCAACTC GACCGGGAGCTGCGGCCCGAGGAGATTGAAG AGCTGCAGGCCGCCTTCCAGGAGTTTGACCGAGACCGGGACGGCTACATCGGCTACCGGGAGCTGGGTGCCTGCATGCGGACCCTGGGCTACATGCCCACGGAGATGGAGCTCATCGAGATCTCGCAGCAAATCA GTGGCGGGAAAGTGGACTTCGAGGACTTTGTGGAGCTGATGGGCCCCAAGCTGCTGGCAGAGACGGCAGACATGATTGGCGTCCGGGAGCTCCGGGATGCCTTCCGGGag TTCGACACCAACGGGGACGGCTGCATCAGCGTCGGGGAGCTCCGGGCGGCCCTCAAGGTCCTGCTGGGGGAGCGCCTCAGCCAGCGGGAGGTGGACGAAATCCTGCAGGACATCGACCTCAACGGGGACGGCCTGGTGGACTTTGAAG AATTTGTGCGAATGATGTCTCGCTGA
- the Cabp2 gene encoding calcium-binding protein 2 isoform X3, whose amino-acid sequence MVQGPMGNCAKRPRRRGPKDRELRPEEIEELQAAFQEFDRDRDGYIGYRELGACMRTLGYMPTEMELIEISQQISGGKVDFEDFVELMGPKLLAETADMIGVRELRDAFREFDTNGDGCISVGELRAALKVLLGERLSQREVDEILQDIDLNGDGLVDFEEFVRMMSR is encoded by the exons ATGGTTCAGGGGCCCATGGGAAACTGTGCCAAGCGGCCCCGGCGCCGGGGGCCTAAG GACCGGGAGCTGCGGCCCGAGGAGATTGAAG AGCTGCAGGCCGCCTTCCAGGAGTTTGACCGAGACCGGGACGGCTACATCGGCTACCGGGAGCTGGGTGCCTGCATGCGGACCCTGGGCTACATGCCCACGGAGATGGAGCTCATCGAGATCTCGCAGCAAATCA GTGGCGGGAAAGTGGACTTCGAGGACTTTGTGGAGCTGATGGGCCCCAAGCTGCTGGCAGAGACGGCAGACATGATTGGCGTCCGGGAGCTCCGGGATGCCTTCCGGGag TTCGACACCAACGGGGACGGCTGCATCAGCGTCGGGGAGCTCCGGGCGGCCCTCAAGGTCCTGCTGGGGGAGCGCCTCAGCCAGCGGGAGGTGGACGAAATCCTGCAGGACATCGACCTCAACGGGGACGGCCTGGTGGACTTTGAAG AATTTGTGCGAATGATGTCTCGCTGA
- the Cdk2ap2 gene encoding cyclin-dependent kinase 2-associated protein 2 isoform X1, with the protein MSYKPIAPAPSSTPGSSTPGPGTPVPTAGSVPSPSGSVPGAAAPFRPLFNDFGPPSMGYVQTMKPPGTQGSQSTYTDLLSVIEEMGKEIRPTYAGSKSAMERLKRGIIHARALVRECLAETERNART; encoded by the exons ATGTCCTACAAACCCATCGCTCCCGCCCCCAGCAGCACCCCCGGCTCCAGCACCCCTGGGCCAGGCACCCCGGTACCTACAG CCGGAAGTGTTCCATCGCCGTCGGGCTCAGTGCCAGGAGCCGCTGCCCCTTTCAGACCACTCTTTAATGACTTTGGACCTCCCTCCATGGGCTATGTGCAG ACGATGAAGCCACCTGGTACCCAGGGCTCTCAGAGCACCTATACGGACCTGCTATCCGTCATAGAGGAGATGGGTAAAGAGATTCGGCCCACCTATGCTGGGAGCAAGAGCGCCATGGAGCGCCTGAAAAGAG GCATCATCCATGCCCGGGCCCTGGTCAGAGAGTGcctggcagagacagagagaaacgCTCGCACGTAA
- the Cdk2ap2 gene encoding cyclin-dependent kinase 2-associated protein 2 isoform X2, translated as MGYVQTMKPPGTQGSQSTYTDLLSVIEEMGKEIRPTYAGSKSAMERLKRGIIHARALVRECLAETERNART; from the exons ATGGGCTATGTGCAG ACGATGAAGCCACCTGGTACCCAGGGCTCTCAGAGCACCTATACGGACCTGCTATCCGTCATAGAGGAGATGGGTAAAGAGATTCGGCCCACCTATGCTGGGAGCAAGAGCGCCATGGAGCGCCTGAAAAGAG GCATCATCCATGCCCGGGCCCTGGTCAGAGAGTGcctggcagagacagagagaaacgCTCGCACGTAA